Genomic window (Rosa chinensis cultivar Old Blush chromosome 6, RchiOBHm-V2, whole genome shotgun sequence):
GAAGCTAGCTTCTTTTGTTGCCATTACACGACAGAAAGAAGTACAGATGTTAAGTAATGCAAATGGGAATAACCTTAAGCACCTCAAAAACAATTGagataaaagaaaatcaataaGACTACAGGGGAAGAAGTAAGCAGAGCAACATCCAAAAACAAGAAGTTAGTGGATTTTCACAAGCTAAGCCTAGCTCTAAAATGAATTAACTAGTTAATCACATCAAACGCCCATGAATGCCCGGCACTGTGATTCCCAGTGCTGCTTTGCTTGCCGAACCCTCTCCACCTTTTCTGTCTGAATCCGCTGCTCCCAGTATTCGCGGCAGCTGTTTAATTTTCAACAGAACTAGGATGAGACTCTTGCATTAGGCAATTAGGCATAGGCTGAAACTGTAATGCCATTGATCATATTTATGCATAGTGTTGCATATAATGGACACAAACATACCTTCTGCTGAGTAAAATGCTAAGCTCTTCTAGGTGTACAGAACCTTGGTAAACTTTTGCCTGAAATGGAAAACACAATCACATTACAGACCAATATGTGATTTCAATTTGAGGCAGtaaattttccaagaattacaTATTGGAAAATGAGTGTATAAAGggcattttccaagaattactGACCTCTCGGCATAAAGGGCATTTTTCTTTAGGCTCAGCAGCCTTTAACCCATCGACAATGGTCACTGATGCAGCCGAGCAAGCACATAAGTAGCAGAATATATGACCGCAAGTGAGAGCAACTGGATCAAAAACTGTGTCCTGCAACTTGACCACATTAATTACTAAGACTTTTCAACAGAGCACAAATCTAACAATGCGTTCCGAGATACACGACCAAATGCCTCAGAGATTGCAAAAGGGGAAACAAACGAGAAAAGCCACCTTCATACTCACCAAGCATATAGAACAAGTCAAGTCCAGAAAAATATGCAGTCAAGAATGCATGATATGCAGGACATTCTTAAAACAAATGAAACCTTGGATACTCACCAGGCATATAGAACATGTCAAGTCAATATCAACCTTGACCGAATCAAAGAGCTCACAGGTGAGAGACGGCTTCTCATCATTCATTGTAAGAGAGCATCCCTCAAACAATGCCGGTCTCTTCCCCGACTTGATCTCCGATTGCCTTAAATTGATGTGGAAAGCCATAAGCTCACAAAGCCAAGGACTTCGAAGAATTCCAATGTGCATACTTTGCGCTTGTGACTTAAAGGCCTGCCCTTGCTTTGAGTAATGAATCTGTTACCAAAAAGTCAATCAAAAACATCAAGCATAACACAACAAAACAAACCATGACACATTCATCAAAACTTGGATTTAAAATCTCTATACCTTATCATATTTCTTGAGTATTTTTCGAATCGCAATGGCGTTAATGAGAGCATAAGTGACAAGGTCCTTGCCTTCTTGGATCAAGGCAACATGGTTTCCTCGAGGCTTGCCTTTGAACACAAGCATGTACTTGCGAAACCCAGAAGCCAAATGGTACTCGAGCAATTTCTGTGCCTTCTGGTTAAAAAAGCCTACCACTGCAGACATTTCATTGAGCAGTGAAGGGAAAAACGACCCATCACACACTGCACAAcacaaaattttcaaatcaaaTCACCATAAAATTTCATAACCATGAAATCAAACAGACCCAACAAGACCTTTAATATCAGAAATGGATCAAAGTTTAGAACTTCAATATCAGAAAACAGAGTTTATATTAGATTTGGACCTGGGCAATGGTCAGGGCATGTTCTGGGATCATGTACGGCATGATTATTAATGTCATTTCCGGACTGAAAATCTCTGCGGCATTTCTTCAAGATCTTCTTAAGCTTCTTGAAGCCAACCCCAGGTAGCTTCTTCCCTTGGCCTTGCATGTACTCCTGGTATTTCTTGCAGAACTTCATTTTCTGATCATCAATATCTCCTTCAATTCCCTCTCTTTTTTGTTGAAAATCTCACACGGAATTCAAACTTTGCTGAAAAAGCTGAGATGGGTTTGTAATTCAGGGAgattcagaagaaaaaaaaaagtaaacgtAGAACTCCACGATGCTAACAAGAAATGATATATCACTGATTTTGAGATGAGCTTTCTGAAAACTCTCTGGTTTTGTCTGTGTTCCCTCTAAAGCTCAATGGGATGTAACGCTTTCTGCCACGCATCTGAATGAAGATGTATATAAAGGACAAATCAGATTCTGAATACTTAattcccaaaaaataaaagtcgAGTTATTAAGATTTTCTCGGAAAGTTAAACCAACTTGAGAATACCAATTTGACTCGGGCCAGATTTTGCGATCTCATTCTTAGCTTTTTGGGAAAAAATATCCGAGTTGGATTCACATTTCCTAATGAAGagattattatttattttgggcAGGTTCCAAATCAAGATTGTACTAAATAGTACACACGAAGGGTGGACGCGAGTATGCGACCCTTCTTCACCATTCGTGTGTTTCACTATATCTGAAGGTTTTTTTGAAACCTATTTTGTTGCAAGAGTTCTATATTTTTGAAGTTGATTTTATAATCTACTATACTTATGTAAACTTTATTAAGaaattttgaaaggaaaaagaggaTAAGCATCACATGTGTTTGGGTGTAATGTTCAGTCTGCAAGTCAACTGTGAGAAACCAGGATCATGTGAATTTGCTACCAATGGGAAATTTATTGGAGTCACATCCAACCAGCTCAACTACATGTTCGGTTGGTATGCAATATTTACCCTAATCATAAAAACTCAAACCTTTTTGAAGTTTGTTCCAATTTCAATCCTAATGCGACCAAAGTCGACATATTAGTCCAACCGTGTTAACATTTACGCATTAAGCAAATAGTATGAATCTATGATGGTTTTAGAATTTAGCATGATCGTTGCTGAAGGCCAAAGTCAAATAGAAAGGCAAAATAGAATTTGAATGGAAGTTGGTATCGATATTCTTGCAATGCTTATCCATATCGAATAATATATCCAATTTCATCTTTCTCTGAACCAGTTCACCCGGTTTGGTCTGATtaaccaatttttattttatctctTAATTGTTCTATGTAAAgactaataaaaaaaagagattcATGTATTTTTTATGAGATAGCTCATTTCGGAATATATTGAATTGTGCTCT
Coding sequences:
- the LOC112172347 gene encoding probable E3 ubiquitin-protein ligase BAH1-like 1; translation: MKFCKKYQEYMQGQGKKLPGVGFKKLKKILKKCRRDFQSGNDINNHAVHDPRTCPDHCPVCDGSFFPSLLNEMSAVVGFFNQKAQKLLEYHLASGFRKYMLVFKGKPRGNHVALIQEGKDLVTYALINAIAIRKILKKYDKIHYSKQGQAFKSQAQSMHIGILRSPWLCELMAFHINLRQSEIKSGKRPALFEGCSLTMNDEKPSLTCELFDSVKVDIDLTCSICLDTVFDPVALTCGHIFCYLCACSAASVTIVDGLKAAEPKEKCPLCREAKVYQGSVHLEELSILLSRSCREYWEQRIQTEKVERVRQAKQHWESQCRAFMGV